CCCCGTCGACTTCGGAGCCAAGGACGGCCCGGCGGACCTGATGTTCCTGATCGCCGCCCCGGCAGGCGGTGACGCCGACCACCTCCAGATCCTGACCCAGCTGGCCCGGGCCCTCGTGAAGCCCGCCTTCACCGACGCCCTCCGCGCAGCGGAGACCCCGGACGAGGTCGTGGCCCTGGTCCACCAGGAGCTCGGGATCACGGCCGCAGCGGCCACCGCGCCGGCCGCCAGTCCCGTCCCCGCGCCGCCGGCCGAGTCGACGGCGCCGGAGTCCACCGCTCACGAGGCCCGGCGCAGGCTGGTGGCCGTCACGGCCTGCCCGACCGGCATCGCGCACACCTACATGGCCGCGGAGGCGCTCGAGGCCGCCGCCGCCCGCGCGCGCGTGGACATCAGCGTCGAGACGCAGGGGTCGGCGGGCTCGCACCCGCTCACCCACGACCAGATCGCCGAGGCCGACGCGGTCGTCTTCGCAGTGGACGTCGGGGTGCGCGACCGCCACCGCTTCGCGGGCAAGCCGGTCGTCTCCTCCGGGGTGAAGCGACCGATCGACGACGCCGACGCCATGATCGCCGAGGCCCTCCGCTACGCCGATGACCCGCACGCCCCGCGGGTCGAGGGGAGCGTCGACACCGCCGGCCACGGCGAGGCCGCGGGTGAGACCTGGGGCGGTCGGGTACGCCGGGTGCTGATGACCGGTGTGTCCTACATGATCCCGTTCGTCGCCGCAGGCGGCCTGCTGATCGCCCTCGGCTTCCTCTTCGGCGGCTACGAGATCACCGGTCCGGCCGGCGAGATCCTCGCCACCAACTCCCTGTTCAACCTGCCCGACCCCGACGCGCTCGGCCTCGACCACGCGCTCCTCGGCAGTGGCTTCTTCGCCTACCTCGGGGCAGCGCTCTTCGGACTCGGCGCCACGGCGTTCAAGTTCCTGGTCCCGGCCCTCGCCGGCTACATCGCCTATGCCATCGCCGACCGGCCCGGCATCGCCCCGGGCTTCGCGATGGGTGCGCTGGCGATCGACCTCGGTGGCTTCGGGACGCCGCAGAGCGGGTTCCTGGGCGGCATCATCGGCGGCGTCCTGGCCGGTCTGGTCGCTCACTGGA
The genomic region above belongs to Nocardioides coralli and contains:
- a CDS encoding PTS fructose transporter subunit IIABC: MSDLITPGLVRLAAPLGTTKHDVIGALAHVVGEAGRAHDVDQLVRDTLAREETSATGLPGGIAIPHCRTEGVTEPTLAFARLEPPVDFGAKDGPADLMFLIAAPAGGDADHLQILTQLARALVKPAFTDALRAAETPDEVVALVHQELGITAAAATAPAASPVPAPPAESTAPESTAHEARRRLVAVTACPTGIAHTYMAAEALEAAAARARVDISVETQGSAGSHPLTHDQIAEADAVVFAVDVGVRDRHRFAGKPVVSSGVKRPIDDADAMIAEALRYADDPHAPRVEGSVDTAGHGEAAGETWGGRVRRVLMTGVSYMIPFVAAGGLLIALGFLFGGYEITGPAGEILATNSLFNLPDPDALGLDHALLGSGFFAYLGAALFGLGATAFKFLVPALAGYIAYAIADRPGIAPGFAMGALAIDLGGFGTPQSGFLGGIIGGVLAGLVAHWIASRAVPSWARGLMPVLVIPLGATLVTGLVMVVLIGRPLGSLMDALSDGLGSMNETPGLAVVLGAILGLMMAFDMGGPLNKVAYAFATTGLAAAATATDAPELKVMAAVMLAGMVPPIALALATVVRPRLFTVPERENGKAAWLMGASFITEGAIPFAAADPLRVIPSIMAGSAVTGAVAMSLDVTLRAPHGGIFVLFAVGNIIGFLVALVAGTLVATAAVVVLKQASHRDTDLVTV